A single window of Manduca sexta isolate Smith_Timp_Sample1 chromosome 15, JHU_Msex_v1.0, whole genome shotgun sequence DNA harbors:
- the LOC115448188 gene encoding knirps-related protein, which produces MNQKCKVCGEPAAGFHFGAFTCEGCKSFFGRSYNNLNSITECKNNGECVINKKNRTACKACRLRKCLMVGMSKSGSRYGRRSNWFKIHCLLQEQQQAVQSQSPPRVPSSPHHLAPPFPPHLFPGLARPRTKEELALLGLDEYKPPCSGSPDSHRSGSSPKLDEKTRLSRPPDRPLTPPRDALFPLPLANIASLPHFPHSPFLPPPPFSPFPGSHHLLFPPSLHPIYSRHLLDHPALRHAAENNNDVRIDDHNADSSKRFFLDEILKQQQRATQPITQEEVIPEAEFVPTPPAERRTSESPLQENPMDLSVKSDGRSSSARRRSDDSEVIIPDNEDAESASAGASASEEEDVSYSQIKRIKLHPLDLTTKV; this is translated from the coding sequence TCATTCTTCGGCCGGTCCTACAACAACCTGAACTCCATCACGGAATGCAAGAACAACGGCGAATGCGTCATCAACAAGAAGAACCGGACTGCCTGCAAAGCGTGTCGACTGCGCAAGTGCCTCATGGTGGGCATGTCCAAGTCCGGCTCCCGATACGGCCGCCGCTCCAATTGGTTCAAGATCCACTGCCTGCTCCAGGAGCAACAGCAAGCCGTCCAGTCCCAGTCTCCGCCACGAGTACCTTCCTCTCCACATCACTTAGCACCGCCTTTCCCTCCACATTTGTTCCCTGGTCTCGCGAGACCGAGAACGAAAGAAGAACTAGCCCTGCTGGGCTTAGATGAGTACAAGCCGCCGTGTTCAGGATCCCCTGACTCGCACCGAAGCGGGTCGTCTCCTAAATTAGATGAGAAGACCAGACTCTCTCGGCCGCCGGATAGACCGCTGACGCCGCCACGAGACGCCCTGTTCCCACTGCCCTTAGCTAATATAGCTTCTTTGCCTCACTTTCCACACTCCCCGTTCTTACCGCCCCCGCCGTTTAGTCCGTTCCCTGGAAGCCATCACTTGCTATTCCCCCCTAGTCTCCATCCTATATACTCTAGACATTTGCTAGACCACCCGGCGCTGCGACATGCTGccgaaaataataatgatgtgAGAATTGACGACCACAACGCTGATTCATCAAAGCGATTCTTCTTGGACGAAATCTTAAAACAACAACAGAGGGCTACGCAGCCTATCACTCAGGAGGAGGTAATACCCGAGGCAGAATTCGTTCCTACGCCGCCAGCTGAGCGGAGGACGTCAGAATCTCCCCTGCAGGAGAATCCCATGGATCTGTCAGTGAAGTCGGATGGCAGGTCGAGCTCAGCGCGGCGGAGGTCCGATGACAGCGAAGTGATAATCCCGGATAATGAGGACGCGGAATCGGCGAGCGCAGGCGCCTCCGCCAGCGAGGAGGAGGACGTGTCCTACTCGCAGATCAAGAGGATCAAACTCCACCCACTGGACCTCACGACCAAGGTGTGA